The DNA window TTGATCCGCTTGGAGATGTAGGTCCACGAGCAGAGTACGCACAGAGGCAGGGTGAAGAGCGTCAGCCACACCATGAGGATGCTGATGCCGTCCACCGCCAAGTGGTATTCCAGCCCCCAGCGGGACACCCAGGAAATGCGCTCCACGAACTGAAAGTCCGCGTTGAACTTGTAGCTCAGGAGCGGGATCGCCAGGACGATCTCGAAGAGGGAGGCGGCCAATGTGTATCCCCGCACAACCGTCTCGCCGCGGATGATGAACAGGCCCGCGGCGGCCAGAAGCGGGAAGACGACCAGACTGCTCAGAACCGGATAGCCGTAGTCCAACACAGCGACTCCGTTACGTTTGTCGGTCTAACCGAAGTACCAGACCAGTCCGAACACACACAGCGCCAGCACGGCGGCCAGGGCCAAGTAGTCCTGGAGGTTGCCGTTCTGGACCTTGGCCCCGGCGCGACCGATGTTGCGCACCGTGTAGGCCGAGCCGTCCACCACCGTATCAATGCCCTTCTTGTCGAACCAGACCGCGCCGGCCGCCAGAAGCAACAGGCCGCGCAGACCGGCGACCCTGTAGGCCTCGGTCCAGCGGTCGTCGATCCAGGCCACGGGGCGGCACACCAGCCGGAGGACGCCCCGGCCGATGAGTCGGTAGAAGTAGTCGAGGTCCAGGTTGAGCTTGGCGTGCGGCGTGATGATCTCACGCATGAAGTAGAAGGCCAGCCCCGAGAAACCGAGGAGCAGGAGCGACTGAAGCACGTGCCAGGCGGTCCAGGGCACGTAGGCGTGCTCCACGTGGTACGGCAGGTAGCGGTAGAGCATCTCCGGGTAGAGGCCCTGGGCGATGCACAGACCGGCGGCCAGCGCCATGCCCGCGTACATGTTCCACGGAATGGGCTTGAGCTTCATTTCCCAGTTGGTGGGCTTGCGGCCCCAGAAGGCGAAGTACGGCAGCTTGATGCCCACCGAGATGAACGTGCCCACCGCCGCGATCTCCAGGCCCAGGGCCAGGATGGTGCGATGCGCCTCGGCGGCGCCCGCGATGGTCATGGTCTTGGAGATGAAGCCGTTGAACAGCGGCATGCCCGAGATCGAGAGGGCCGCCACCATGTAGAGGATCATGACCCAGGGCAGGCGCGCCACCAGGCCGCCCAGTTTGTCCAGCTTGGCCGTTCCGGCGGCGTAGAGGAGGCAGCCGGTGCCCATGAAGAGCAGCCCCTTGTACAGGATGTGAGCGTAGGCGTGGGCCACCGCGCCGTTGAGCGTCATGGCCGTGCCGATGCCGATGCCCGCCACCATGTATCCCACCTGGGAAACGATGTGGTAGGAGAGGATGCGCCGGGCGTTGTTCTCGATGCAGGCGTAAAGCACGCCGTAGACCGCCATGATCGTACCGGCCACGGCCAGCACCTCCCAGCCCGCGAAGCCGCGCGCCAGGACGTAGACCGCCGTCTTGGTGGTGAAGGCGCACATGAACACCGAGCCGGTGACGGTGCCGCGGGGGTAGGCGTCGGGCAGCCAGGCGTGCAGCGGAACCACGGCGGCGTTCACGCAGAAGCCGATGAGGATGAGCCAGTCGTAGTAGGCCGCACCCGTGGGCAGAATGTGCTCGAAGGCGAAGGTGCCCGTGGCCTTGTAGCGCAGGAGCATGCCGCCCAGGAGGAAGAGCCCGCCGATGGTGTGGTACAGGAAGTACCGGAAGCCGGCCAGCACGGACTCGCGGGTGCGGTTCAGGAAGACCAGGAACGTGGAGCCGATGCTCATAAGTTCCCAGAAGAGGAACACGGTCAGGTAGTCGCCCGCGAAGACGCAGCCGAACCCGCCCGCCACGTAGAGCGAGGCCGCGATGTGCTGGGCCTTGTCCTCCACGTGCAGGGCGTAGAACATGCCGATGAGCGACATGATGGCGAAGACCTGGGCGAAGACGATGGAGAGTTTGTCCACCCGGCCCCAGATCATCTGCTGGCCCAGATAGGGGACCATGCCGTAGACGCCCGGCTCCACGGTGAAGATGCTCCAGATCGCGATGACCGGAGGAAGGAGCAGGAGCCACTTCCACTGCCGCCCGGGCAGGACCGGCAGGATCAGGGCCAGGGCCAGGAAGCCCAGCGCGGGATGGATGAAGCTAGATGTCGCCATAATGGTCCTCTTTGCGTGCGATGAGGGGCTGGACGATCTTCTTCATGACCAGCACCATGACCAGGCCGATGATCAGGCCGAACCCGGCGAAAAACCCGGGATACTTGTCCAGACCGAAGTGCGGTTCATGGGTGTTGATCACGAAGTTCAGCCCCACGAGCCCGGCAAGGACGACGAAAAAGAAATTCCGCCAGGCCTTGTACTGGGTCTTGAGCCGTTCGAACAATGCGCCGAGACCGTTCATAGCCGCTCCCTAGTAGTTCCCGAAGACGCGGACGAAGTCCTGGAACAGTTGCGGATAGAAGCCCAGGACCAAGGAGACGAGGGCCGTGAAACACAGCGGCACGACCATGGTCAGGGGCGCTTCCTTGTATTTCTCGATGTCCACCACCGGGGCCTTGAAGAAGGCCCGGTAGAAGATCGGCACGAAGTAGCCGGCGTTGAGCGCCGTGGACATCAGCAGCGCCACCAGGAGCACGATCTGCCCGGTCTGGAGCGTGCCGTTGACCAGATACCACTTGGAGACGAAACCGCAGACGGGCGGCATGCCGATCATGGACAGGGAGGCCAGGCCGAATGCCCCGAAGGTCCAAGGCATCTTGCGCCCCAGGCCGTTCATGAGGCTGATCTTCTTCAGGTGCGTGGCCACGTAGATGGCGCCCGCGCCGAAGAACAGCGTGATCTTGGAGAAGGCGTGGTGGGCGATGTGCATGACGCCGCCCTGCACGGCCATGGGCGTGAGCATGGCCACGCCGATGATGACGTAGGAGAGCTGGCTCACCGTGGAGTAGGCCAGCCGGGCCTTGATGTCGTCCTTGGTCAGGGCGATGAACGAGGCCGCCACGATGGTCAGCGCGGCCAGATAGGCCGTGGGCAGGCCCAGGCCGAGGACGTCCATGGTCTGCACGCCGAAGCCGGAGAGGATGATCCGGCTCACGGAGAAGACGCCCGCCTTGACCACCGCCACCGCGTGCAGCAAGGCCGAGACCGGCGTGGGCGCGACCATGGCCGAGGGCAGCCAGTTGTGGAACGGCATCAGGGCCGCCTTGGCCAAGCCGCAGATATACAGGGCGTAGGTCAGACGCACCAGGTTCGGATGCTTCGCCACCACGTCGGCGGGGAACATGCCAGTGAGCACGTTGCCCAGGCTCATGTCCAGGGTGCCGCAGAGCACGTAGGTCATGATCATGGCCGGGAGCAGGAAGAGCTTGGAGGTACCCATGAGGTAGACCAAGTACTTGCGCGCCCCGGCGAAGCCCTCGGCGTCCTGGTGGTGGGCGACCAGGGGATACGTGAAGACGGTGATCACCTCGTAGAAGAGGTAGAGCGTGAACACGTTGGCCGCGAAGGCCACGCCCACGGCGCCGAAGATGGCCACCGCGAAGCAGAAGTAGTAGCGGGTCTGGGCGTGCTCGTTGAGCCCGCGCATGTAGCCCACGTTGTAGCTGGTGGCGAAGCCCCAGAGGAACGTGGCGATGAGCGCGAAGATCATGCCCAGGCCGTCGGCCACGAAGCTCACCGTGATGCCCGGCAGGATCGTGAACAGCGTGTAGGTGTAGATGTTGCCCTTGAGCACCCCGGGAACGAACGTGCAGATGGTCAGGAAGGCCACCGCGGCGGCGATGAAGGACATGGCCTCGCGCTTGTTCACGTCGCGCCGGTTGAACCAGATGGCGAAGGGCGCCACCAGGGTCACCGCAAGGGGAATGAGGAGCTTGGCGCTTTCGATTGTCGCGGTCATGGCGCTATTCCTTCAGGCTGGAGACTGCGCTGGTTTTGGTCGTGCCGAAGCGGCGCGAAACCACTACGATGATGGCCAGGGCCAGAGTGGCCTCGGCCGCCGCCAAACCCATGACCAGGAGCGTACCGAGCTGCCCCAGGACCGCGTTGGCCTCGGTGAGCTGGGCCGCCGCCACGATGGACAGGCCCGCGCCGTTGAGCATCAGCTCCACCGCGATGAGCATGCCAACTAGGCTCCGGCGCTGGACGATGCCGTACAGGCCCGCCACCAGGAGCATGAGGGCGACAAGTTGATACAGCGTCAGGGCGCTCATTTCTTCTCCCTCCTCTCCCAAGCCAGGAGCACGGCCCCGGACATGGCCACCAGAAGCACCACGGAAATGAGTTCAAAGGCCAGGAAGTACTGTTCCAGGAGCCCCTTGCCCAGTTCGACGATGGGCACCTCCAGCGGCACGGCCTTGGAGGCCGCAGGATGCTTCATGAGCAGCCAGGAGAGGATCGCCGCCGGGGCCAGACCGGCCAGCAGCGCATAGAGGTACTGCTTCACGGGGGCGGGTTCGGCCTCCTCGCCCTCGCCGTGGGCCCGGGTGAGCATCACGGCGAAGAAGATGAGCACGCAGACCGCGCCCACGTAGATGAGCAACTGCATGAAGGCCATGAAGGGGGTGTTCAGCAGCAGGTACATGCCCGCCACGCCGAAGAGCGTGACGACGAGCCCCACCAGGGCCCGCACGAGGCTGCTGCTGCCCACGGCCAGCACGGCTCCGCCCAGAATGATCAGGGCGTAGACCGCGAACGCGACTTTCGCCAACACTTCCATCTTACGCCTCTTTGGTCTCGGCTTCGGGCTTGGACTCGGCCGGATGGCCGCTCTTCTCGGCCTGGCTCCTGAGCCGGGCCAGCAGATCGTACTTGAAGTCGTTCCTGCTGGTGCCGACCACATACAACTCGTGGGAGAACCGGATGGAATCAACCGCGCAGGCCTCGATGCAGGTGCCGCACAGGCTGCACAGGCTGAAATCGTACTTCCACTGGGACGGCTCCTTGGGAGCCGACGGCTTCTTGACCTTCTCGCCCCTCGCCTCGGCGTCCTTGATGGCCTGCTCCTCCTCGGGGGAGAGCTTGGGCGGCTTGGACTTGACCACGGTGATGCAGCCGCTCGGGCAGGCCGAGACGCACATCAGGCAGGAGATGCACTTGGGCTTGGCGGGATCCTTGGGACTGGCCACCAGCTCGATGTGCCCGCGGTAGGTCTTGTTGATCTCCGGGTCGATCTCCTTGCGGGGATAGTGCACGGTCACGTGCTTCTGGCAGAAGTACTTGCCGGTGATCTGAAGACCCACGATGAGGCTCCAGAGATCGGCGATGGACCGGAAGAATTTCTTGATGGGATTCATTTCGCCTCCACCGCCCTAGAAGACCTTCATGAGGAAGGCGGTGCCCAGAAGATTGAGGGTCGCCAGGGGCAAGAGCCACTTCCAGTTGATGTTCAGCAACTGGTCGAAACGGATGCGGGGATAGGTCCAGCGGACCCACATCATGAAGGCCACCATGCCGAAGACCTTCGTCAGATACCACCAGAAGCCGTCTGCCCCGGGGCCCTTCCAACCGCCCAAAAAGAGCGCCGCGCAGACGCCTGAAACGACAATCATGTTGGCGTATTCCGCCAGGAAGAACATGCCGAACCCCATACCTGAATATTCAGTATGGAAACCGGCGGTCAGTTCGGACTCGGCCTCGGGGAGGTCGAAGGGAGCACGGTTCGTTTCAGCAAAGGCGCAGACCACGTAGAGCAAAAATGCGATAGGCTGTTTGACGAAGTTCCACTGCCACGGCCAAGAGCCCTGCTGTTCTACAAGGGTAGAGAGGTTCAGGGTGCCAAACTGAAAAGCGATGGCCAAAACCGACAACAGGAGGGGAATCTCGTAGGCCACGGACTGGGCCACGGCGCGTCCGGCGCCCAGAAGACCGTATTTGTTGTTGGAGGCCCATCCGGCCAGAAGCAGGGCCAGGACGTTGAAACCCGCGAATGCAAGGATGAGCAGGATGCCCAGGTTCACCTCCCAAACCGTAAGTACAGGACCAAACGGGAGGGGGAGGTAAAGGAGGAGAACCGGGAAAAAGGCGAGCACCGGAGCCATCCAATAAAGGAATGGATCAGCGTTCGTCGGCATGACGAGTTGCTTGCCGATGAGTTTGAGCGCGTCCGCCACGGCCTGGAGAATGCCGTGCGGCCCGACCTCGAACGGGCCTGGGCGGCGCTGCACATGACCGGCGATCTTGCGCTCGGCGTAGACAAGCACTATGGCGCTGAGGCCCACGAAGGCGGCCACAACCACCAGGCCCACGACGATGCGGATGAGTTCTACGGCGATTCCGTTCATGTGCTCCTACCTGTCGATCTCGGGAATGATCAGGTCCAGGCTGCCGAGAATGGCCACGGAGTCGGCCAGCAGCGTGCCCCGGGAGGCTTCGGCGAACAGGCTCAGGTTGGAGAAGCCCGGAGCCCGCAGCTTGATCTTGTAGGGAGTCTTGCCGCCGTCGCTGATGACGTGCACGGCGATCAGGCCGCGTCCGCCCTCCACGGGGAAACAGGCCTCGCCCTTGGGCGCCTTCCAGGAGTACTTGGGCGCCTTGTCCACGATGATCTTGCCCTCGGGGAGCTGGGCCAGGGCCTGCTCCACGATGCGCAAGCTCTGTTCGATCTCGTCCAGACGCACCAGGTAGCGGGCCATAGCGTCGCCCTTCTGGTACACCGGCACCTGCCAGTCGAAGCGGTCATAGACGGAATACGGCTCGGCCCGGCGCACGTCGTAATCGATCCCCGAACCGCGGGCCACCGGGCCGGTGGCGCCGTAACGGCGGATCATGTCCTGGTCGAAGACGCCGATCTCCTCGACGCGCTTGCGCAGGATGATGTTGTCGGTGACGAGCGCCTTGTACATGGGCAGGCGGCCGCGCATGTAGGGGATGAAGTCCTTGCAGAGCTCGATGAACTTGTCGTTGATGTCCGCGCAGACACCGCCGATGCGGAAGGAGCTGTAGGTCAACCGCGAACCGGTGAGGATCTGGAGCATGTCCAGGAGCCGTTCGCGGTCATCAAAGGCGTACATGATTGGAGAGAACGCGCCGAGGTCCAGGATGTAGGCGCCCCACCAGAGCAGGTGCGAGGTGATGCGGTTGAGCTCCGTGGAGATGACCCGGATGAACTCGGCCCGCTCGGGCACCTCGATGCCGCCCAGGCGCTCGGCGGCCCCGGCGAAGGCCCAGTTCCAGGCCAAGGGATGGCCGTAGTCCACGCGCCCCATGTTGGGCATGTACTGGACCAGGGTCTTCACCTCGGCCATCTTCTCGTGCATCCGGTGCAGATAGCCTAGCACCGGCTCGGCCCGCAGCACATACTCGCCGTCCAGTTCCAGCAGAACCCGCAGCACGCCGTGGGTGGACGGGTGCTGAGGCCCCAGGTTCAGGATGAGCGTGTTCTCGCGGGCGCCCTTCTGGAAATTCTGGGTGTAGAAATCACCCGTCACCAGATCCAGTTTTTCGTTACGCATCGTCGCTCCCGTTGGTCCTTTCGGCCTGTCAGGCCCCGGTCGCCTCGGCGCCGGCGGTCTTGGCCTTCTTGCCTTCTTCCTCGGCCTTGGGGGTCAGGAGGTCGAAACCCGGTTCGGCCCGCAGCACCTCGCAGGGGGTCAGCAGATCCGCTAACCCGGCGCGGGCTCCCTCCTCCTTCTGAAGGGGATGCGCGTCCAGGTCCGCGGGCAGAAGCAGGGGCACCAAGTTGGGGTTGCCGCTGAACTCGATGCCGTAGAAATCATGGGTTTCGCGCTCGTGCCATTCCGCGCCATGGAAGACGTTCGCGATGGACGGCAGCTTGGGGTCCGCGTGGGACACGAGCACCCGCAGGGCCACGCGGCACGGACGGTCCATGTGATTGAAGCGGTAGACGACGAGGTAGCCTTCCTTGACGTCGATGGCCGTGATGTCCTCCAGGAAGCACTCTTCCTTATAGAGGCACTTGGCGGCCCGGACGATCTCGGAGGCGGACAGGAAAACGGACCAGTGAAGGCCGGTCTTGGCGTAGTCGCACTTGGCCACGCACTGGGTGGACAACTGGTCGAACACGGTCTCCATCATTTGACCGCTCCTTGAACCGGATTGGGCCACCAGCGGCGGCCGGTCATCTTCTTCTGGATCTCGAAGAGGCCTTCCAGCAGCCCCTCGGGGCGGGGCGGGCAGCCCGGGACGTAGACGTCCACCGGGATGAGGTTGTCCACGCCCTCGACGATGCCGTACTGGCCCTTGAACCGGAACGGGCCGCCGGAGATGGCGCAGTTGCCGAGCGCCATGACGTATTTGGGCGCGGGCATCTGCTCATAGAGACGGACCACGGCCGGGGCCATCTTCTTGGTCACGGTGCCGGCCACGATCATGAGGTCGGACTGACGCGGGGACGGGCGGAAGACCTCGGCCCCGAAACGGGAGATGTCGAAGCGGGCCATGCCGACGGCCATCATTTCAATGGCGCAGCAGGCAAGGCCGAAGGTCATGGGCCACAAGGACATGGCCCGACAGACGTCCAGAATGTTCTGGACGGCTTCCACCTTGATGATCGGCGGATCGATGCGCGCTCCGCCGGCGGTGAGGCACTCCGGCTTGACGACTACAGCCGAATCTTGTGCGGCCATGTGAACACCCCTTTTGCCCAGAAATAGACGATGGAGAGACCGAGGAAGGTCAAAAAGATGAAGACCTTGACAAAGGCAAGCCAACCCTCGGCCAAGTGATAATGGACGGCCACCGGGAAGAGATAGAGCACGTCGACGTCGAAGGCCAGGAAAATGAGCGCGTAGACATAGTAGTTGACGCCGAACTGCGTCCAGGAACTGCCGAAAGGCTTCATGCCGCACTCATACGGCATGCCCATGTCGCCCCCCCTGGCCCTCGGGGAAATAAGCGACGCCAGAATCAACGGGCCCGCGGCAAAAAGGATGCCGACGATCAAGAACAAAATAATGGCGAGATGCAGCCAATTAAAGACCATAAGCCACCCTTCCTTGCGGATGTAGCATCAATGTATCAGAAAAGAGACACAGTCACAGTGGTTGGAAAAGTGGCTTTTTATTTGCCCCAATTCAAAGGGGACGTCAACCCCTTTTTTTCAAAAACGACGGGAGAAAAACAGAGAATCAGAGGGGGAAATCAGGGGAAATTCGGGGGACGCGGCAAGGGGTTGCCCCTTTTCCCTCATGCGGCCGTCAACAGGGGATCGAACCGGCGAACGCCGGACGGTTGCCGCCGCCCTTTTTCGCCGCATACATGGCCGCGTCGGCCCGGCTGACCAAGCTGCTGGCGTCCTCGGCGTCGCCGGGGAAGAGGCTCACCCCGACGGAGACGCCGATGTGAAACTCCGCGGCGCCGATCCGGAAGGGTTCGGCCAGGGCGGCGATCATGTTCTCGGCCGCCTGGGTCACGCTGTCCAGCTCCGTGACCCGCTCCAACAGAACGCCGAACTCGTCGCCTCCCAGCCGCGCCAGGGTGTCCGAGGCCCGCACGCGACGGCGCAGGCGCCCCGCCGTCTGAAGCAGCAGTTCGTCGCCCGCGCGGTGGCCGAAGTTGTCGTTCACGGATTTGAATCCGTCCAGGTCCAAAAAGAGCACGGCCAGACCATAACCGTAGCGCTTGGCCCTCGCCAGGGCGTGTTCCAGGCGGTCGAAAAAGAGCAGGC is part of the Desulfovibrio aminophilus DSM 12254 genome and encodes:
- a CDS encoding Na(+)/H(+) antiporter subunit D, which translates into the protein MATSSFIHPALGFLALALILPVLPGRQWKWLLLLPPVIAIWSIFTVEPGVYGMVPYLGQQMIWGRVDKLSIVFAQVFAIMSLIGMFYALHVEDKAQHIAASLYVAGGFGCVFAGDYLTVFLFWELMSIGSTFLVFLNRTRESVLAGFRYFLYHTIGGLFLLGGMLLRYKATGTFAFEHILPTGAAYYDWLILIGFCVNAAVVPLHAWLPDAYPRGTVTGSVFMCAFTTKTAVYVLARGFAGWEVLAVAGTIMAVYGVLYACIENNARRILSYHIVSQVGYMVAGIGIGTAMTLNGAVAHAYAHILYKGLLFMGTGCLLYAAGTAKLDKLGGLVARLPWVMILYMVAALSISGMPLFNGFISKTMTIAGAAEAHRTILALGLEIAAVGTFISVGIKLPYFAFWGRKPTNWEMKLKPIPWNMYAGMALAAGLCIAQGLYPEMLYRYLPYHVEHAYVPWTAWHVLQSLLLLGFSGLAFYFMREIITPHAKLNLDLDYFYRLIGRGVLRLVCRPVAWIDDRWTEAYRVAGLRGLLLLAAGAVWFDKKGIDTVVDGSAYTVRNIGRAGAKVQNGNLQDYLALAAVLALCVFGLVWYFG
- a CDS encoding monovalent cation/H+ antiporter subunit D family protein, translated to MTATIESAKLLIPLAVTLVAPFAIWFNRRDVNKREAMSFIAAAVAFLTICTFVPGVLKGNIYTYTLFTILPGITVSFVADGLGMIFALIATFLWGFATSYNVGYMRGLNEHAQTRYYFCFAVAIFGAVGVAFAANVFTLYLFYEVITVFTYPLVAHHQDAEGFAGARKYLVYLMGTSKLFLLPAMIMTYVLCGTLDMSLGNVLTGMFPADVVAKHPNLVRLTYALYICGLAKAALMPFHNWLPSAMVAPTPVSALLHAVAVVKAGVFSVSRIILSGFGVQTMDVLGLGLPTAYLAALTIVAASFIALTKDDIKARLAYSTVSQLSYVIIGVAMLTPMAVQGGVMHIAHHAFSKITLFFGAGAIYVATHLKKISLMNGLGRKMPWTFGAFGLASLSMIGMPPVCGFVSKWYLVNGTLQTGQIVLLVALLMSTALNAGYFVPIFYRAFFKAPVVDIEKYKEAPLTMVVPLCFTALVSLVLGFYPQLFQDFVRVFGNY
- the nuoK gene encoding NADH-quinone oxidoreductase subunit NuoK, with protein sequence MSALTLYQLVALMLLVAGLYGIVQRRSLVGMLIAVELMLNGAGLSIVAAAQLTEANAVLGQLGTLLVMGLAAAEATLALAIIVVVSRRFGTTKTSAVSSLKE
- a CDS encoding NADH-quinone oxidoreductase subunit J family protein, which translates into the protein MEVLAKVAFAVYALIILGGAVLAVGSSSLVRALVGLVVTLFGVAGMYLLLNTPFMAFMQLLIYVGAVCVLIFFAVMLTRAHGEGEEAEPAPVKQYLYALLAGLAPAAILSWLLMKHPAASKAVPLEVPIVELGKGLLEQYFLAFELISVVLLVAMSGAVLLAWERREKK
- a CDS encoding 4Fe-4S dicluster domain-containing protein, translated to MNPIKKFFRSIADLWSLIVGLQITGKYFCQKHVTVHYPRKEIDPEINKTYRGHIELVASPKDPAKPKCISCLMCVSACPSGCITVVKSKPPKLSPEEEQAIKDAEARGEKVKKPSAPKEPSQWKYDFSLCSLCGTCIEACAVDSIRFSHELYVVGTSRNDFKYDLLARLRSQAEKSGHPAESKPEAETKEA
- the nuoH gene encoding NADH-quinone oxidoreductase subunit NuoH — its product is MNGIAVELIRIVVGLVVVAAFVGLSAIVLVYAERKIAGHVQRRPGPFEVGPHGILQAVADALKLIGKQLVMPTNADPFLYWMAPVLAFFPVLLLYLPLPFGPVLTVWEVNLGILLILAFAGFNVLALLLAGWASNNKYGLLGAGRAVAQSVAYEIPLLLSVLAIAFQFGTLNLSTLVEQQGSWPWQWNFVKQPIAFLLYVVCAFAETNRAPFDLPEAESELTAGFHTEYSGMGFGMFFLAEYANMIVVSGVCAALFLGGWKGPGADGFWWYLTKVFGMVAFMMWVRWTYPRIRFDQLLNINWKWLLPLATLNLLGTAFLMKVF
- a CDS encoding NADH-quinone oxidoreductase subunit D translates to MRNEKLDLVTGDFYTQNFQKGARENTLILNLGPQHPSTHGVLRVLLELDGEYVLRAEPVLGYLHRMHEKMAEVKTLVQYMPNMGRVDYGHPLAWNWAFAGAAERLGGIEVPERAEFIRVISTELNRITSHLLWWGAYILDLGAFSPIMYAFDDRERLLDMLQILTGSRLTYSSFRIGGVCADINDKFIELCKDFIPYMRGRLPMYKALVTDNIILRKRVEEIGVFDQDMIRRYGATGPVARGSGIDYDVRRAEPYSVYDRFDWQVPVYQKGDAMARYLVRLDEIEQSLRIVEQALAQLPEGKIIVDKAPKYSWKAPKGEACFPVEGGRGLIAVHVISDGGKTPYKIKLRAPGFSNLSLFAEASRGTLLADSVAILGSLDLIIPEIDR
- a CDS encoding NADH-quinone oxidoreductase subunit C; this translates as MMETVFDQLSTQCVAKCDYAKTGLHWSVFLSASEIVRAAKCLYKEECFLEDITAIDVKEGYLVVYRFNHMDRPCRVALRVLVSHADPKLPSIANVFHGAEWHERETHDFYGIEFSGNPNLVPLLLPADLDAHPLQKEEGARAGLADLLTPCEVLRAEPGFDLLTPKAEEEGKKAKTAGAEATGA
- a CDS encoding NADH-quinone oxidoreductase subunit B, whose translation is MAAQDSAVVVKPECLTAGGARIDPPIIKVEAVQNILDVCRAMSLWPMTFGLACCAIEMMAVGMARFDISRFGAEVFRPSPRQSDLMIVAGTVTKKMAPAVVRLYEQMPAPKYVMALGNCAISGGPFRFKGQYGIVEGVDNLIPVDVYVPGCPPRPEGLLEGLFEIQKKMTGRRWWPNPVQGAVK
- a CDS encoding NADH-quinone oxidoreductase subunit A; protein product: MVFNWLHLAIILFLIVGILFAAGPLILASLISPRARGGDMGMPYECGMKPFGSSWTQFGVNYYVYALIFLAFDVDVLYLFPVAVHYHLAEGWLAFVKVFIFLTFLGLSIVYFWAKGVFTWPHKIRL